A segment of the Macrobrachium nipponense isolate FS-2020 chromosome 1, ASM1510439v2, whole genome shotgun sequence genome:
CAGACCAATCATGATGGATATGTCCCACGGGGGTACAAAAGTATAAAGATATTGACCAGGGTGTTGCAAGAGAGGATGGAAATATAAGTTTGTGTTAAAGAACCTGCTGAGGGCTATGAGAACTTCCATTCTGTACAGAGCAAGGGTCACTGGCACAAGAGCCTCCGAATGGGCATCCAGGATCACTTCGTACAGTTCCCTGGCTTTTTCTAAGTTCTGCGCGGTGCCTTCCCCCCACTCGACAGCCTGAGCTGCACTAAACATGCCATGTGCATTACCAAGTTGAGCTGCACTGCTGTAGTGCTCCGCGGCTGCTGTCAAGTTCTTTGAAACACCATCACCGTAGTAGAAGAGGTCACCTAAACGTAGATACCCTAAAGCAATTCCTGCATCAGCAGCTCTCTTCCAGATTTTCACAATCTCGTTGGTAGCTGCCTCATCGTCATCATAGAGGGTGCTGCGTTCACTGTCCAGGATTCTGCCTGCATTGATGTGTGCAGCATTGTATCCGAGGTCAGAGAGTAGTAGATATTTCAtcaatgctgatgaagtatgtcCTTGTGTGTAATCATCAAAAGCTAAGTGATGAAGGTTCCGCCATTTGCCAGATAAAGCTACCAGCCGGTAGAGAGGCAATGTATCTTCACAGAGTTTGTTTATTAAGGCCGAAGTCCCATCTGGTGTAACAGTTGTGAGCGCAGCAACTTGTAGCTTCTTGTTGTAGCTTTCAGCCACCTTGAATGCAGATGGGACATGACCAAAAGCAGCTGCAACTTCCCAAAGATGTACGGCATCAATAGGATTTCCTGGACCCTCAGGAGTGTTGTAAAGCTTCCCAAGTAAATAGAAAGCTTCTACACTTCCAATCTTCACACCTTCTTCCAGATGAAACTTGGCTTTTCTGAGATTCCTTGGAACATCTTGGAACCCTTCAAGGTACAACAGACCCAAATAAGTGTGTGCTGTCACGTCTCCCTGTGCAAGGGCCTCTTGGAGAAGTTCAAGAGTATCATTTTTATCAGGTTGAAGAGATTTGTGTAGATGCACTGCAGCTAACATTACTTTGGCAGAGGTGCTGTTTGCT
Coding sequences within it:
- the LOC135219797 gene encoding protein sel-1 homolog 2-like, with protein sequence MCCKSILSPRLMAWKFFTIAFVCIVTVSCGDVSEWHQQQDETRDGLFLPGESTKGVEILQQAASQGNTDAESDLTLARLLGIGLTQDIEWAAKSSLALLDSGGARAHTTQGLLLSHNLTGKELTDEERRTQALSHYLVAAINKDPLAQIIVARHYINKGDCEAALQYLRKAAVSVVPSTSEEVRANIPVRYVWPEDDTMSLINQLPTLDELQFMEYLAQNGDVDAALRAAIVLVTPIPGLKYDPELAVLYLRQAVEANSTSAKVMLAAVHLHKSLQPDKNDTLELLQEALAQGDVTAHTYLGLLYLEGFQDVPRNLRKAKFHLEEGVKIGSVEAFYLLGKLYNTPEGPGNPIDAVHLWEVAAAFGHVPSAFKVAESYNKKLQVAALTTVTPDGTSALINKLCEDTLPLYRLVALSGKWRNLHHLAFDDYTQGHTSSALMKYLLLSDLGYNAAHINAGRILDSERSTLYDDDEAATNEIVKIWKRAADAGIALGYLRLGDLFYYGDGVSKNLTAAAEHYSSAAQLGNAHGMFSAAQAVEWGEGTAQNLEKARELYEVILDAHSEALVPVTLALYRMEVLIALSRFFNTNLYFHPLLQHPGQYLYTFVPPWDISIMIGLSVFITVMVKYRVRR